The Musa acuminata AAA Group cultivar baxijiao chromosome BXJ3-6, Cavendish_Baxijiao_AAA, whole genome shotgun sequence region ATTGTAATTCAAACTCATAAATCTTAAGTTCAAGTTCAAATGCAGAATATAGGGAGACCATTAGACAGCAGAAGCAATTGAATAATTGAGACAACTGTGAAGGCTTCAGTTAAATTGCCTAAAGTCCACAACTGAGGCTAATATTTGTAATAACTGATAAGTTATTTGATAAGATAAGGAAATCTATCGAGACCCTATTAAATCAGAGAATCTGTAATGCCCCCTATTTGAACTTATCAGAAATATTATATCTTCGACAAGAGCTGTTCTCTTGTTTATCTTGTTTACAAACCCCCGGCTGCAACACGTCCCCACCCTCCCTCCCCCCGCCTCGCCCTCCTGCCCCCCCCCCCACAACTAGTATCGAGAAAGTTTTGCCGAGCAACAGACATTTATCCTCAAGAAAAAGGATTATCagcattttttttatcaaaaccgTTTGGTTGAACATATTTCTTCCCGCCACGTTTGAGGGAATAAAGTGGGGGATCAATTATTTGAATTTTACATTTCAGATTTCAACCCATAAAATGGTTGATTAAATTTAATACTATAGATACTTACCCTTAACTAAAAGCACTTTGAGGGTTAAGTTGCTTGCTATTCTCAGACAGATGCATTAAGGAGTTAAATAAGAAATGAAACTATTTGGGTGTTTAATCTTCTAAATGTATTCAGCAGGTAAGAATTTCTTATAGGGTAATATGAAAGAgctcaaatatataataaaaaggaAATACTGAGGAAGAATGACACATGTCATAATAAAGCTTCAAGCAAAATCAACAACCTCCGATGACTCCATTATAAGAAAGACATTTTCTTTTTCTAGTTTCTTTGTCTGGAGTTTCAATTAGAGTAGGAATTCTAGTTCAGGTTGACATACTTCACAGAAAAATGATCAgctatttaaaaaaaaagctGTACAAGaaatatttaatcaaaaaaaGATTTCATTAGTAACATGGGCCTCTGTTTCTTTCCTCTCTCATTGCCTCTATGATTCCTGCATTTCTCCAAATTTACTCTACAAAACCTTATATCGTGTTCTCCCTGCAAAGTGCAAAGCACTCCAGTACACTACTAGAGGCCATGGTGCAAAGAACCAGCGAACCTTGAGCATAGCAGAAAAGTGTTGGCACCTGGCATGACACCATGCCCCATGCCACCAATACCATGCTGGTACACTGTTTGGCATGATTGTCATGGGCAATCCTAAAGCTGTGTTGTGATAATATTATCTAAACTTCATAACATGTTAGTTCAAGTGAAAGAATAACTCCAAGCAGATTGAATAATATGATCCAATTCTATGGATGTAGCCTCTAAGCATTAAGCTATTCTTTGCATATCAACCATCATGGAGCTCCCAATTCTTACACAAGTAAAAATGAGGATAAAGTATATATTTGTTCTTTCCAATAAACTTGCCTAAATTGAGTTTCATCAGTAATCTAAGTTTAGCACCAGAAAGTTCATCATAAGTATATAAAGATTTAATAGGTCATGCAACAAATGCCACAAAATCATAACCTACTAGGAGAATAACCAGACCGGTAGGAAGCATAAGCATATTCCTATCAGGAGTTGAGACACGGCTAAACCAAAAACGCACTGCAAAACCATGCCCCTTTTAGACATAATAAGCAAGAAAATCAGACTTTACCTCTTCCTGGAATCTCTGAAGCATAAGGCGCTTCTGTTCAAGATCTGCTGAATATGGATCCAGTGCACCCTGACCAAGTATGGGGGATGACCAAGTTTGTCCTTTGTCCCTCTTCTGTAGTGTTACATGCATGATCTCATCCTCTTTTTTGTAGAAGATAAGAAAATATGTCATCAGTTTTCATACTAAAAAAAGAGAAGACTATTGAACTCTATTAAGTgtgatataactaattaaattaaGAGCCACTAATCCCATCTTACCCTTTCTAATTATTTCTCCTTAAATCTTCCTTCTCCTCCCACCACTAATCTGCAATGTTTCATCTTACCTGACAGATGCATTCAACCACCTCAAATGGCTTTTCCTCATTTTATCATCAATCAGAACTAACAACAAAAAAGATATAGTTAACCTCCTGTCCAAGAAAACTGACCTTCAACttatcctacatgatgatgaggcATCCTTTAGTTTGTCCTCTTTGACCCTCTTGTAAATATCACCTGGTTAAACTGGTTGCTCAATCCAAAAGGCACCTCCCATTTTGTAGTAAAAATAGCATGACTGTGTAAGATACATGTATTTCCTGAACATCATATCCTATCCTCCCAATGCCATGGCAGAAACTTCTTGCACTAGGCTTCCTCTTACTATGGATGGGCCTTTGGTTCAGTGGTAAGGTAGATCTATTTCCTGAATGTCACAGTATAAGCAGAAGCATTCTCCTTGTAGTGGAAGATAAGACTACGGGCCTTCCACCCTTCACAACCTGTTGATGGTTGGAGACCATGTGTCATGACTCGAGCCCTAATGgattggcctatcaacttcgtttgacctaAACAACTagtcaaaatgtttaagctgaagttgatagtaatatactcatcagacccaCTCAAGGGTTTTACGTCCTCGTCAACGCCCAGCAtagcccagatcaaaccctagcatagtgcatgtgagatgAAGCCCAGTGGTGACTCAACGTCATGACGAATCCTCTAACTCCATCCACGGATAACCCTtttctactcgagccccctctccatgcccaaatactaggtcggctctgataccaaatgtcatgactcgAGCCTGATAAGCtaattggcctatcaacttcgtttaacctaaaccactgatcaaaatgtttaagctgaagttgatagtagtatactcgtcagacccttataagtcaatcttagttttactcactttcgatgtgggactaatcggggTGTTACATCATAAACTAGATTACCCATTTAATTAacagtataattttttttttttgcaaaagttCTTCAAAATCCTTCACTTCTCAAAAGCCTTCCTTTAATCATGATAAGTTGCAATGGAAATTCCATTTAAGTTAATAAAGACGACATTATATCTCTTCACATCCAAGCTCAACCTTTCACCACTTGTCTCTTGCTAGTTGCTAGCAACCTATTTGTACTCTTAAGCCAAAAACAAAGATGAAAAGCTGCAAGCTGCTATTGCTGAATACCATGAAGAAAGTGGATCAGTTTGTTAAAGTCGAGGGCTAGATATCCTCCTTCCCATTCTCAACAAAGACatttccaaaaaaaaattgtGCTACTTTGTCATAAGAAGACAGAATATAAGAACTATTCACAGTTATGATTGTGGACAACCTGCAAAGGACTTGTTCAATTTTTAGTAGATAGATACCGACATGAAAGTTATGCAAGATCATTTGTAACCCACACTATTTTGACAAACACTATACAAAATATTGGTGGATATTAGCATGAATCAAATATTTTATTCCTTCAGTTTATGTTCAAAAATTCTAACAAAGTTTCGTGGGTAGCCCAAAATTAGCACGACAGTAAAAAATGGAACAAATAACAAGTGTATTCGACATTTTAGGTTCTGTCCATCAGCAGCTTCAAATCTAatcatgtatgcatatatatttagTAGACACAAGCATCTTTTGCAAGTTAAGAATGTAAAAGGTGTTGAATACAAAGAACAAGCTTGGACACATGCATGcgcaccaaaaaagaaaaaaaaagtttaggATGATTTTATAAAGTGTAGTATATGTACTAAAAATGTATTGCTGACAGATACCAGGCACAGAAACTAGGACaaaagaccaaaaaaaaaaaagcaataaaCTGATACATCAAAGAGGCTTAAAATCTCAAGCATAGATGAACTGGCACTTAAAGCTTCTCTTCAAATCGACCAGAGAAAAAAATTCAGTGACAGTGTGTTATTCTCACCGTTGATAAATAACTCTAAATACCAGTAATAATCTGATGCCATTTAATCCAGGGCTTGTCTGATTCCCCACATGAACTAACTAAATGCAGTACTTAGCTTGATCTAACCAACCAATTCCATTACCAATAAAATCACCACAAAGCCCTTATGAAACGACGAAGAATTGAGACAAGGAAAAGAAATCAAAACTTGCAAAGAACAAGGACATATTACCAAGGGTCCAAAACGACGAGTCAGTCTTCACAGGGCAGGCGAGATCATGCTGACAACAAATTGAAGGCATTGAGGAAAAGGGACTATCAACAATCAACCAAACATATGACTAGAGAAAGGAAACGCATACATTGAGATAAGGGGGATTTCCCTTGATGCCCAATTCGATGTGCGCGGACTGGATCTTGCAGTAGAACAGCTTCTTGGGGACATTGACAGGGAGGTCGATGTAGATGTTGACTTCATCTAGGGTTTGATCCCATTCGAAGACCTTCTGACCTAGATGATGGAAACCAGCAACACGTAATAAAACTATTCGGAAACCTCAGCAACCGCGGAGGAAGACAGAGGAGATTCCGATGAGGGATCGAGGCCTTTACCGCCATGGGAGAAGCTGTGGCGCTTGTCCGGTGCCAACTTCTCCGCCATCACCCCCTCCTCTCGGGTCCTTCTTCTATGACTACCCGTACGTGTTAAGCCGAGATGCAACTTATTATTTGTACAACGAAAACCATGCCACGGTCGCATGGTTAACTTCGGAaaaccattcttttttctttatatttatatatttactttatatttatatatttactcatgtaattaattatctttatcattccgatctctatatttttaaaattatattaaaatctaaaataaaaatatttaatcttattttctgACCTCAATTCTGTTGAcaaaaatatcatataatttatCACTGAACATACGTTAACTTTTTCTCATTTTAATTTATCACTAATTACATATAATATTTCTATCAGAAGgattgaataaaaaaaaataaagttaaatattttactttcataccaaatataatatttaaaaatataagaatcgagATACTataataactaattataaaaaataattaataattaattttatcgcTATTATTGACAAATCATCCAAACAAATTTATTACTCGATCTCTtagttttgtttatttattattattattattatttttaaagtaaaaaatatttaatggaAAAAAAAATGCTTATGATCGAAAATGTTAATAGGAACAATATTTCTTCGCACATCCTAAAATGTGTTATGTATAGAAGATTAGAGTGTGTAAATGTCATCCACTATAGCTTGAATTTTGTTTATTTAACGCTTTAGGAAACTTATCACTCAAATATGTCTGCTAAATGGTGACATCACTCGGATTGCATGTGAGAGGAACGCAATGTGATCGATCGAATGCCTCGAATACGACGAAGGGTGATTTTGTAAATTCAGTCGAGCGTATGAACAAGAAGAGCACCCGAAAGAAGAAACAAAGGCAGCGGTCTCCTCTCCGTCTCCTCGAGCGTTGGAATAGGAGGGAAGGCtccgagagaaagagagaggagataGGAGAAGGTGGGGAGAAGCTATACGAAGCGAAGACATGGCTCTCAGAGTGACCCTTCCACCGAAGATTTCCCTCGTCCTCACTCCTCCCAAGCCGAACCTGGGATCCCCTAGGGTCTCCATGGCCTTCGCTATCCGTGCTTCCGCCGCAAAGTGAGCTCCTTTCGCCCCCAGAAAAAAGCTCCCCTTTGTTCCATCGGAAGCTTTTTGGTTCCGCTCCTGCGGGTGCAGGCTTCGTGATCGGTCTCGATCGGCTCCTGTGTTGCATTTGAATTGTTCCTTCGAGGTGCCATCGTGATTTAAGCGATTTGGGTTTGTCGATCTGATGATACGGAAGTGTTTCGCTCTTATTGCAGTTGGTTCCAACATTTTCGGAGTCGATTTGTTCTTCTTTGGCCGTTGAATTATTCGATTACAGATATATTGTTATTAATGAGTGTGTTTGTTTGCTCATCCTGATCGATCTTATGGTGCTTGATCTGCTATTTGCATCATTTGAAATGGCTCAGGTAGTATGCTTTGGTTTTAGTCTCCGTGCCCGTCGTTTTGCCTATGAGGAAAGAGCTTTGATGCATGCGTGACTTGTTCTCTCGAGGATGCCCTGTCCAAAAGTTCGTTTTTTTTTGGGATTCTGGCAATTTTGGTTTGGACACAATGTTTGTTTTCTTCTGTGGTTTGAGTTTGATGACCGTGAGTTGTTGAATGCTGCCAAGAATCTGGCGCTAGCTTCTTGTTCGCATGTGTTTGTTCTATTTAACTCTAAAGAAAAGAATCTTCTTACCGTATAACTTTGGTGGTGCCGACGTACCGGAGAGGCCACAACAAAATCTGTGGCCTCAAGTGTTTGGCATAACCTTTTTCAGAGAGGTCAATATCAAGTGTGTAATTGTTGGAAGTATGAGGTAAGAAGTTATAGATGAGAAAGGAATATGCTTGATGCTTGGCTTGGGCCTATTCATAAATGATGAATTATCTACAGATCAGTATCATATACATACCATGGTTGTATACCTCAGCTTTACATTTCAGAATTTTCATAATGATACTTGTGAATTAGGCATCAAGGTATTGAAATTTGTTGTTCAATTTGGATATAGTAATTGCCAGCTTTGGAGATAGAATATTATGTGCTTTGTTTTCCTTGGTACAAATCTAAATTATTGGACTTTCTCTATCGTGTACGTAGTTAATGAATTTGAATAATTATGTCTAGTAATCCCTATTAATGCTGTTTCTGAACTCCACCTGTGGTGCTTACTTGTGGTTGCATATATGATTGCTTTAGCTtccaaaaattttcttttgcaaCTTATCTATTCCCAATTATATTATCAGAAAATTTGCTACAATTTCATAGCATTGTGTGAGATATAAACTATTTGACAAGTACATGGAGTGAAGCATTAAGACCATGAATATGATATTTCTCACTCTAAAATTATTGGCGATgcatatttcttctcttttcaggtTAATTTTCCATGAATAACTCATGTAAAAGAAAACCTTTGAAAAGCATTTTCTGCTAGGCAAAGTTTAAGAAGTAAGGCAATCCTTAGAACATGTATTGGAGGGTGCCTTGTGTGctgatcttcttcttttttgtcaATCGCAATCAGATTTTCTATTAGTTAACCCAGCTATTTAATCAATATAAGTTTGTAGTAATTTTTTTCTGTTCTCCTATAACTCGAATGTACTTATGACAACGGACATATTACAAGTCAAATGGGTAAGTTTGTAGTAATTTTTTTCTGTTCTATAACTCGAATGTACTTATGACAACGGACATATTACAAGTCAAATGGGTAAGTTCAGGACAGGGATTAACTACTTATAGCCATAGCTCATTTATTCTAAATGTTGATGTTGCTACATGCATTCTGCATCTCCTATAGTAATAAGTCATTAATTTTTTGCTAAGTTGACATCTATATAATATAATCAGCCACAATGGATTTAGGTTGTTTGCAAGAAACTCTCTCCTTTCGTCATGAAAATCATGCTTAATTCCTTGTTAAATTTTTTGGTGTTGTACATCTCCATGTATGTGTTGTCCATCCTGATTCAGTTTCTGTTGGAACAATAGTAATCGTATACATGTGTCTAGTATCATAACAAATAAAAGAACTTTGCATCTCAATCAAATCATTTCACAGTTTAAGGTTTCTGGGTCAAGCTTAGTGGTTGTTTTGAGTAAACCAAGAACATAAACAACTGTGCTCCATTGCATGTGATTAATAATCCATCTGTTGCTAGGATAGTTGCATCAATAACCTTCTAGCTTGTAACATCCTAGCTTTTCTGCCTTTCTTGATCAAGCTGATTTCCTTTTATCATTTTAGTCCTTTTTCTGTGACGTTGGGGGTATTCTAGAGCAAGGTCACTCAGACATTTTGCTGTCTAAGATCAATGTATATCTTGAATTCTGTATTTCACAGCATAGGACCATGCCTGTTATGTTCTCACCCATCCCTCAATAACCAAGGTTTAGCATCCAACTGGCAAATCCTGATCCTGATTAGCAGGATAGGATTAAGAATGGGCTATCCTGCAAAGCATGTCTAGTTGCGGTGTAGTTATAGATGTTGAGTATACAAAAACAAATCTCATAATTACTTGTCAGATATGGTTTagcttttatatttttattttttattttttattttttttattttattttttattttattttttattttatttttttttttggaacctTTTTATGTGGCTTTTCTCCATTAAATTTTTCATACAACTCAAGGAGAAAAAATAAAAGTTTTGGTCCATAACTGATGATTCAAGGAGCTGTATAgcacatataattatgatgaAGCTCCAGCTGTGATTATACTGCCATTCAAGCATTTGTATATGTGTGCATATCAAGTAAACTTATAATGACTATGACAAGGTTTTAACTAGCTGACAAGCTGTCATGCTAAATATATGGATCAACTACATGGATTGTTTTACTAGAGTCAACACATATAGAACTGCATTCCTTTCAGTTATCTGATGAATTTTGGTTCTACATCTTAATTATTCTGATATTTCACAATTCTCTTTGGTGCCTGTATATATGATCCATTAGTTATCTGCAATCAAAAAATTCTGGAAGACTGCATGACTTGGACATATTTTCTCTTTCTAGTGCATTCCTAATGGAAGATAATCTtggtattttcttctttttttttctcaaaatatcAGAATTGAAACTTCAAAGAAGCCCTTCTGTCCTCCTCGCGAGGTACATGTTCAAGTTACACATTCTATGCCGCCTCAGAAGGTTGAGATCTTTAGGGCATTAGAGGACTGGGCAGAGAATAACATCCTGGTACATCTAAAGCCAGTTGAAAAGTGTTGGCAGCCACAAGATTTTCTTCCAGACCCTTCCTCAGATGGATTTTATGAAGAAGTTCAAGAACTGAGAGAACGATCAAAGGAGATCCCTGATGATTATTATGTTTGCTTGGTTGGAGATATGATCACAGAGGAAGCCCTTCCTACATACCAGACAATGCTTAATACCCTTGATGGTGTGCGAGATGAAACCGGTGCAAGCCTTACCTCATGGGCTATCTGGACAAGGGCATGGACTGCTGAAGAGAACAGACATGGTGACCTTCTCAACAAGTACTTGTATCTGACAGGAAGAGTAAACATGAAACAAATTGAGAAAACCATACAATATCTGATTGGTTCAGGAATGGTAAGTTCCCTGATCTGcttaagttacttggctttgacAGCATTCAGATCTCCAGAATTTATCTTTTAATATACTGTCCTCAAAACTTTGGGCAAAATCCTGAAATTTGTGGTTAATCTACTGACTAAGTGCACTAGCAACAAAATCTGcatgattttttaatatatatttgaaattattttgACCTGCAATATATTGGATCTGAGACCAAAAAGATATTCTGGATGTATTTAGGCCTGTCTCTATTTTTGTTGGTCATATGTGGCTATTCATTTGAAACAAAATAGCAAGAACCAATAATTTTTAAAAGGAAGAGTGGTGCTAAATGCTAACAACTATGTCTCCTTGATGTCTTTCATCTACTTTCTGGACAAAAACCATAGAATCTTGCAATGAATTCTGTCCTCCAGTATTAATTGGAATGTTCTTTCTATTAATCTGAAGTGAAGTTTTGAGGAATGAAAATAGATACTTTAGTATATTACtatatttttcaaggagaaatgtTCCGTATGAGTTAGGAAACTGTAGAATAGGTTCTGTTGAAGTCCCTAAGCTGCATTTTGTCTCAGCCATGGGTAATATTAACTCTTCTGTTTCTGGTTGATTGAAAAACTTAATATTTCCTAATCTACTTAATCTGCATATATTGATAAGTTGCCTTTCACCAGCACATGTAAATAATTTTAGTTGGAAAGAATGTCAACACGTCAACTTCTTTTGTTTGTTCTGTTTTTGATAGGATCCCAGAACTGAGAATAGCCCCTACCTTGGCTTCATATACACCTCATTTCAAGAACGAGCTACCTTTGTATCCCATGGAAACACGGCCAGGCATGCCAAGGAATATGGGGACCTGAAGCTGGCTCAGATATGTGGCACTATAGCTGCAGACGAGAAGCGCCATGAAACTGCATACACCAAGATAGTGGAGAAGCTTTTCGAGATAGACCCCGATGGGACAATGCTTGCATTTGCAgacatgatgaagaagaagatttcgatGCCTGCCCATCTAATGTACGACGGACATGATGATAACCTCTTTGAGCACTTCTCTGCTGTGGCTCAGCGGTTGGGTGTCTATACTGCAAAGGACTACGCTGATATACTCGAGTTTCTTGTCGTGAGGTGGAACCTGGAGAAGCTTAGTGTCCTGTCGGGAGAGGCAAGTCAAGCCCAGGACTTTGTATGCACTTTGGCTCCAAGGATACGAAGACTTGAAGAAAGAGCACAGGGGAAAGCCAAGCAATCACCAAGAATTCCTTTCAGTTGGATCAATTACAGGGAAGTGCAGCTGTGAGCAAAAACGACAATCGCTTTCCTATGTTACAAGAAATATCCGATTAGCTCTACGTCTCATATAAAGTGTCTGCATCCAACTTATG contains the following coding sequences:
- the LOC103989249 gene encoding uncharacterized protein LOC103989249, which codes for MAEKLAPDKRHSFSHGGQKVFEWDQTLDEVNIYIDLPVNVPKKLFYCKIQSAHIELGIKGNPPYLNHDLACPVKTDSSFWTLEDEIMHVTLQKRDKGQTWSSPILGQGALDPYSADLEQKRLMLQRFQEENPGFDFSQAQFTGTCPDPRTFMGGARSD
- the LOC103989250 gene encoding stearoyl-[acyl-carrier-protein] 9-desaturase, chloroplastic isoform X1 — encoded protein: MCLFYLTLKKRIFLPYNFGGADVPERPQQNLWPQVFGITFFREVNIKCVIVGSMRIETSKKPFCPPREVHVQVTHSMPPQKVEIFRALEDWAENNILVHLKPVEKCWQPQDFLPDPSSDGFYEEVQELRERSKEIPDDYYVCLVGDMITEEALPTYQTMLNTLDGVRDETGASLTSWAIWTRAWTAEENRHGDLLNKYLYLTGRVNMKQIEKTIQYLIGSGMDPRTENSPYLGFIYTSFQERATFVSHGNTARHAKEYGDLKLAQICGTIAADEKRHETAYTKIVEKLFEIDPDGTMLAFADMMKKKISMPAHLMYDGHDDNLFEHFSAVAQRLGVYTAKDYADILEFLVVRWNLEKLSVLSGEASQAQDFVCTLAPRIRRLEERAQGKAKQSPRIPFSWINYREVQL
- the LOC103989250 gene encoding stearoyl-[acyl-carrier-protein] 9-desaturase, chloroplastic isoform X2, with the translated sequence MALRVTLPPKISLVLTPPKPNLGSPRVSMAFAIRASAAKIETSKKPFCPPREVHVQVTHSMPPQKVEIFRALEDWAENNILVHLKPVEKCWQPQDFLPDPSSDGFYEEVQELRERSKEIPDDYYVCLVGDMITEEALPTYQTMLNTLDGVRDETGASLTSWAIWTRAWTAEENRHGDLLNKYLYLTGRVNMKQIEKTIQYLIGSGMDPRTENSPYLGFIYTSFQERATFVSHGNTARHAKEYGDLKLAQICGTIAADEKRHETAYTKIVEKLFEIDPDGTMLAFADMMKKKISMPAHLMYDGHDDNLFEHFSAVAQRLGVYTAKDYADILEFLVVRWNLEKLSVLSGEASQAQDFVCTLAPRIRRLEERAQGKAKQSPRIPFSWINYREVQL